One window of the Amia ocellicauda isolate fAmiCal2 chromosome 18, fAmiCal2.hap1, whole genome shotgun sequence genome contains the following:
- the LOC136714078 gene encoding uncharacterized protein LOC136714078, with product MSLSGEPEAQDGAMGPETKSVPLERAESPVPSCVSMRSEDSMDHPFHFSKDAFPPDPSAFTQRWLESSDYTAPALQTHRLEDTTADLEPRLCQQHRRALEMFCHTDQSWICSLCAVQEHRSHDTDVDQPCVQAVRKAVTVLSDHPEDFHPAGFLNTETPRTVEDAVETGTSGSSPLFSFIKSQNGGNVVAPQIHNSTITGSIHIHVNSCDPPTNKVLMSF from the exons ATGAGTCTCTCTGGGGAGCCTGAGGCTCAGGATGGAGCCATGGGCCCCGAGACCAAGAG CGTCCCACTGGAGAGAGCAGAGTCACCGGTGCCCAGCTGTGTGTCCATGAGGAGTGAGGACTCAATGGATCACCCATTTCACTTCAGTAAGGATGCCTTCCCCCCTGACCCAAG CGCATTTACACAACGGTGGCTGGAGAGCAGTGACTACACAGCACCAGccctgcagacacacagactggagGACACGACTGCAGACCTGGAGCCCAGACTGTGCCAGCAGCACCGCAGAGCTCTGGAGATGTTCTGTCACACTGACCAGAGCTGGATCTGCAGCCTGTGTGCAGTGCAGGAGCACAGGAGCCATGATACTGATGTGGATCAG CCATGTGTCCAAGCTGTGAGGAAAGCTGTGACTGTGCTGTCAGATCATCCTGAGGATTTCCACCCAGCAGGATTCCTGAACACAGAGACACCCAGAACAG TAGAAGATGCTGTTGAGACTGGAACGTCTGGAAGCAGtccattattttctttcattaaatCACAGAATGGAGGTAACGTAGTGGCTCCTCAGATTCATAACTCTACTATCACAGGATCCATTCATATCCATGTGAACAGCTGTGACCCTCCAACTAATAAAG TTCTGATGAGCTTCTAG